The stretch of DNA taaataaaaataaaaagaaatatatatatatattataatatatgtatatattttttttatcaatgaAATTTTATTTCGAtacctaaaaaaaaattttcttttttttttttttttttttttgcgaAAGggcaaaaataaaatataaaaatttatatattttacctgaacagttcatatttttttttttttttttttttttgataagccgaaaaaaaaagaaaaaggtatataaatttttttaattaacattataaaacattaaaatataagaaaatatatataaataaagaagtatatatatatatatatatatatatatatatatgtatatatttattttaatatatttttgattttataattatattatattatttatattttccttttttttcttttcttttttttttttttttttttttctcttcggcgtgtgtataatatatatattatatatatatatatatatcatgtattaagttttttatttatttatttatttatgttggTATAACTTAAAATTGTTTCCTATACCTTTTGTTATACCTTGTaacttattttatattacctATCTGTTagcttttattttttgaatttaatattttcccTTTGAGCTGTTGAAATGCCGAGAGAAATTATCACACTTCAATGTGGTCAATGCGGAAATCAAATAGGTGTGGAATTTTGGAAACAGCTATGCAATGAACATAATATTGATCAAGAgggtataataaaaaataataattttttaaatgaagataggaaagatatatttttttatcaagcCGATGATGAACATTTTATTCCTAGAGCTTTGTTATTTGATTTAGAACCTCGTGTAATTAATAGTATCCAGGCTAGCGAATATCGAAATTTGTATAATCCtgaaaatatgtttatttctAAAGAAGGTGGAGGTGCCGGTAATAATTGGGGGTGTGGATATAGTCAAGGACATAAAGTAGAAGAAGAAATTATTGATATGATTGATAGAGAAGTAGATAATAGTGATAATTTAGAaggatttatattatctcaTTCAATAGCTGGTGGTACAGGTAGTGGTATGGGTAGTTATTTAttagaattattaaatgataattattcaaaaaaaatgattcaAACCTTTTCTGTATTTCCATTATTAACAAATGAAAGTAGTGATGTAGTTGTACAGCCATATAATAGTATATTAACATTAAAAAGATTAATATTAAGTACCGATAGTGTTGTTGTAATAGATAATACATCTTTAAATAGAATATTTGTAGAAagattaaaattaaataatccTACATTTCAACAAACGAATACAATTATATCTAATGTAATGTCTGCATCAACCACAACATTAAGATATCCAGGAAGCATGAATAATGATATGATAAGTTTAATATCTTCCCTTATTATTAATCCTAAATGTCATTTCTTAATAACTTCTTATACACCTATAACTATTGACAAACATATATCTAATGTGCAAAAAACAACTGTGCTAGATGTAATGAAAAGATTATtacatacaaaaaatataatggtaTCAGCACCTGTTCGAAGAGGAAtgtatatatctattttaaatataataagagGAGAAACAGATCCTACACAAGTACATAAAGGTTTACAAAGAATTAGAGATAGAAAATTagttaattttattaaatggaATCCAGCATCTATACAAGTTACATTAGCTAAACAGTCACCACATGTAGTATCTCCACATAAAGTATGTGGATTAATGATGGCAAATCATACATCTATATCTACATTATTCGAAAGATGTGTAACACAATTTGATAggttatataaaagaagagCATTcttagaaaattataaaaaagaatccATGTTCTCAAGTGCCGACGGACAAGGAAACTTTGAAGAAATGGAATCTTCTAAAGAAATCACACAAAATTTAATTGATGAGTATAAAAGTGCTGAAAGGGAAGATTATTTTACtaacatataaacataatttttttaacattttaTCATAAAACATAAACATGTAGTTATATCTATATGtgtatgaaaatatatgagTTATACTTTATCTGCGGTGAacttttttctattttttttttttttttttcttaaatatgaaaattgtaattataaataaatataaataaatataaatatatatatatatatatatatatatatatatatatttatttatttatttatatatatttatatttacctATGTGCAATTATGCTACACATAAGTAgacttatttttattttattataatttttttttttttcattgtaCTCTTAAAAATTCAACTTTATATAACTTATAAatatctattttatttttttaaaatattattatttttatcattgttttttttgttgatggtaaatatatgtgttataaaaaaaaaaaaaacatatatatatgtataaaatacataaataaatatatatatatatatgtacatacatttatatttatttatgttccCCTGTGGTGGAAGCATTGAGtaacacataaaaaatatacagataaaattttttttttttttttttttttttttttttttttttttttttttttttaaaataacttCTTGAGAGATAGCGTcccattttttttacattcaCCACATACATCCAGCTGCGGGAAGTAATGTTGAAGGGTAGACATAATCAGCTGAATTTAAAACACATGGAAGAACATATGGTTCTTCATATTCAACACCTTTACTTGTAACCTTAACGATTTGTATAAAGTTTGATGCAGTAGCATctctaaaatataaaattcttAAACATTCATTTATTAAGATTCGTGCTTCTTCTTCTGacatattatctttataatgATCTCTTAATAATGTAAGAGCGAAATATCTAGCATATCCTGTAGTGATATAATCATCACAAAAATTTGTTCCATGCATATCTACAAATCCAATATATAAATCGTCTTTATggatttctttatattcttcattgtttttatattcattatattcatcatcatctttattatttgtatataataaaacattatcatcattattatcatatttttgtgAATTTATTCCtgctataattatattattaaataaggGATCTATCCTATTTTTtctaacataaaaaattctACTTACATACGAATGGTAATGTTGAGGTGTATACATatcttcttttcttttcttctcacttaaattatttatatttttacgtGTAAGTAACTCATTCAAATATTGAGCATCAGCTAGCTCACCACTAAAACCCATAACCgtcttattatttattttaaaaattctttCGACATTCTGAAATTTTGCATAACTACCATAGCTAGCTAAaatagggaaaaaaaaaaaaaaaaaaaaaaaaaaaaaaaaaaaaaatatatatatatatatatatatatgtatatatgtatttatataaatatgtgaaaatatacaaatggtatgcacatatatatatatatatatatgtaaatacatttatatgtgtttatatttttatttgttaccTTTTCTATCTGCTGCAATCATTATAccatatttgtattttattgCAATCACGGATGTACCTGTTACCACTGGGCCTAAcgtcatttttatttctttcttttttaatattacaaatgTTAGAAAAactacaaaaatattaaatattatgtaatatatatgtgatatgttatatattttttatattttatattttatatattttataaatgttttattatacatatatatgttgtatatttttcattttatctttttatttatatgtgcaAAGGtacaaattaaattaatatgctccatatatatatatatatatatatatatatattttttttttttttctttacctgtttatattttattaaataaaaaaaatatatatttttttcttttttgtataatattattatatcataatatttcgCTTAACGATATTtcttaattataatttttactttcttataaatacaatatatttatatataaacaagaaatacaataaaatataatgcgaatatatgaattttttttatttttattatgaaaatgaaaaaggatatttataaatacacatataaatatattcaagtaaaaaaaaaaagaaaaaaaaaaaaaaaaaaaaaaaaatattaattagaggtattagaatataatatatatataaaacgtatatatgtaatattttttatttttaacggatataaataatatacatataaataatatatatgtaaatattatacatataaatattatacatataaatattatacatataaatattatacatatatacatatatatatatatattttttatacaatatttccatatttgtatgtatttacaaaatataatatttttaaaaaacaaaaaagaaaaaaagaaaatattaacacTTTTAAAATTGTTCGGCCCATAcagaaatttttaatatgaacatttttttttttttttttttaaatcaacaaggaaattataaaaaagagaaacatttttttaaaatatattttaataaattgtaaatcatattatcttttttgtaaccttacaaaaaaatatatatatgtatatatatttttttttgatgtaTAAGTCAAGCACCcctctttattattatatatatataaagattatttaaaaaaatgtatttatgtttatataaatactttTTAAAACTTCAAAATTCTTAACGTGagagggaaaaaaaaaaattcttatttCATTATCTTATATGAGGTTTATACATTTCTTAATTGAATATTAAAGGAAATCAACATGTTCTAATAAGTAATATTATAgtatgcacatatatatatatatatatatatatataatgtattctttttgttgtattcatatttatataaataataggtTCTTACatagatataaatgaaaaccTTTTCTTAGAACGTAGAGTGgttgtattatatatcatagtaattaataaaaaaatgtatatacgtatcatatttttattcgtatatttaatatatatatatttatatatataactgatatgacaaaatattaatacatgAACTTGGTATCAAAAATTCATGACaataagagaaaaaaaaaaaaaaaatgagcttatatcattacatatataaaggaatattaaaatatatacatacatatatatatttaatatttttatttattaaatacattcaagttgtatataaaaataaaatatactttttgtttaaatattttaaagttttccatattttataatgtCATCATAACAACTATCGCATTATATAAAcctttattctttttttataacaaaaaaaaaaaatatatatataatatatatgtatagcataattatttatttatttatttatttgtttattttatttttttactttcaaaatattcttcattttgaTATTAATCCTTCCactttttattcattttttttatatcatatatatatatatatatatatatatataatatatgccTCCTCAGggtctttaaaaaaataacaaggTAATTAAGGTGACCATTAAGTATTCTACAAACTTTTCAttcagttttttttttttttcatcattggAGGTTCAACCATAAAAATGGAAGGatcaatgaaaaaaaaaaaaaaaaaaagaaaaaaaaaaaaatatattaattatatataaaattatatatatatatataatatatatatatgtactttatgttttatattttttatttttttaataaagctCTACGgctaaaaataaatataaagtgcgctatataaaatattaacgacataattgtttaatatatatattatatataatatatattatatatgcataatattatattatttttatttttttcatccataatatatatatatatatatatatatatatatatatattgagaaCAGTGTTTAAAGGGTCtactaatattaaaataacaaaataaaaagaatattattaaacTTTTGTTATAtgttgtttttctttttttattttttttataaagaatatgaccataattaatatttaaagattaatattattatatatatatatttttatttatttatttatttgtatttatttatattttatttatttattaaatcccactttttttttgtttcttaaCACCttgaaaattaatatatatatatatataatatatataattattgttgaatataaaatattataaatagttatatattaccaaaaaaaaataataataacaataataataaaaaagaacatatatatttataatgaatatatatttaatattacatacatatataatatcattatgttatatattataatttatgtgcatataaatatataatttatatgtataaaacataaatgatgtaatatataaatatatatatatatttatatatttataaatcaatatatgtgccctttttttttaaaatagttatatagttataaaaaaaaaatatatgtaatgttTAAAATgcttattataaaaaaattttcctTACATAAAAATTTGGTGGAGCCaagaaacatataaaataaaaaaagataggaagaaacaaaaaaaaagaaaaaaaattatatgtccCTTGAagtgtatacatatataatgaaaaaacaCAATGTAAAGAGGaatcaatataaatatattatatatatatatatattatatatatatatttttatattttttttttattttatttttttttttttttttaaataatgacaAGCGACGAATGGTCAGGTGATCATTTCTCATCTGGCGACGCTTTAAGCCACACCagtgaaaaaaataaaagtaaaaataaaaataaaaataaaaataaaaaatatgataagtATAAGAGGGACACCTCTTCTTTGTCTTCTTCACATTCTTCTTATATATCTAATGTCTCAAGGGTTAGAGATgaaagaaggaaaaaaaaaaaatacaaagaaCAGAAAAGATCATATCATAATAGAAATAgggatgataattatattcatagtgataatgattattatgatgatgataaccattatgtaaaaaaaaagaaacataaaaaagataaatataagagTCCTAGTTGTTCATATAGTAGTGATAATTCCAGTGAAgggaaggaaaaaaaaaggaaacataaaaaagaaaagaaaagaaaagaaaaagataataaaagaGATACTAAAATGTTTGatgatgaaattaaaaataataaagaaaataatttgaccgtgaaagaattaaaaaaagaaagagaaaatttaatgaaacaacattttaattatacTGATGAATGTAACCCATTTGGAGATAATACTTTATCAACTCCATTTGTTtggaaattaaaaaataaatatgaaaaaataaagaaccaaaaaaaaataaaattaacaaCTAATAGCCTACTTGAAAATTGTGTATCTAAAATTAATGAAATCGAGCAAGTTAAGAAAAGAAGAGAAGATAGAGAAAAAGAAAGACAGATGATAGAAGATCATCGTTTGCAATTAGAGAAGCAAAAAAATCAAatcaatataaaagaatatatggaaaaagaacatctctttttttttaatcaagAAATACATTTCTCAAATAATAGAATTAAACATAAAGATATACAACCAATAGATATTTTTAGGACGTCCGTACAAATATTGAAAGGAGAAGAGCATATACAAAAAAGTGTAGGTATTAATAATTACACTATGCCCTTTAACAAGATATTAGAAggtaaataatgataatatatataatatatatatataatatatatatatatatatatatatatatatatatgtatacaccccttttatatttcttgtCATTTTTAATGATGatttaatacaaaaaaaagcACATTTGTTAGAACAGAATAAAAAGTGTgttgaatttttttaatttctgaAACGATggacaaataaatataattattttgttatattttaaaggGGTTCAtgataattcatataaatatatgtatacatatatgtatatatgtatgtatatatgtatatatatatgtatatatgtatatatatttatttatttatttattttatttttttagggCTGagagaaaaagaattaataaacTGCGAACgacaaataaaattatttcaaATGCATGATAAAATGTTTGACGAAGAAAAGTACCAAAATTTTTGGAATGcactattatttttttgtaaatattatttagatAAGATCCAgttaaaagaagaagaaaacaataatataGATGACAATACTGACAATAAAATCGAAtccttttttcttaataaaacatataatgaattaataacatatgaagataaaataaaaaaaaaaattcttatgGAAGAATCAACAGATAAAGATATGAATTATTGGAATAGGATATTGTTTAAAATACCATATTATaaatctaaatatatattgaaatgttttcaagaaaaattaaaaaaaaaattgaataaaATTGATAACACTAATGAACACCATGACAGGtacagaaaaaataaaataaaatatatatgtatatgtatatatatatatatatatatatatatatatatatatatatatatatatttatatatatatatttttatatgtgcaATCTATTCACTTACTATTTTACCCTACCATTAAGGAATTAGTAAACTAAACGATTgctaaaataattatgactatttttttttttcaattattaaaattattttttttcattaattttaataaaaataaaaattgtttacaaatattaaatattaccatattatatataaaaaaaaaagaaaaacatatatatatatttatatatatatatatttatatatttatttatttatttatttattatttcaggGGACAAATAAAAATCTCAGAGAAAAAGATTAGTGTGGAAGAAGAGAAACAAGAAAGCTTACCCTACAAATGCGAGAGTCCagttttatatgatataaaatattttgataaaaataaatatgagatagaaaatgtatataattcagaagaagaattaaaagaaaggaaaaaaatatatgagaaCATTTTGATAAAATTGAAAGGAatgaaagaagaagaagaagaagaagtgGATTTATCTATTCTTAGTTTTATAAAGggagataataataataataaggagatggaacaatataataaagttgatattataaatgataatgatagaTATTCTCATTTCAAATCTGTTACAGaagattttaaaaataaagataatttaaataatttgtttaaggaagataaaaaaatatttgataattttgttcaaagagaaaaaaagaaaggaataaaagatgaaataattatgaaagaTATACCTCATCATATTATAAAGACAGCAACATTATTAAAGGATTCTTTATTTGTAGCAAGAAAaccattatattttaatagaaTAAAAACAAGTTTTGAttggaataaatataataaaacacattatgattatgaaaatacacctccaaaatatatttgtggttataaatttaatattttctatacaaatcttataaataaaaatcataaaCCAACATGGAAATTGTATCCATCAAATGATGGTGATGACACAaaagttattattatatttcatggGGGTATACCTTATTTAGATATAGCTTTTAAAATCATAAATGCAGAATGGTCtctagataaaaataaaggattcagaaatatatttgatcGTGGAATCttacaattatattttaattttaagaaaaaaagatacaggagataaaaaaaaaaatatatatatatatatataaatacctctttatatatattcttttttatgttataatttgttttatttttttagtgataataatatataatatatatatataaatatattattatatatatatatatttttttttttttgaattttttgtaaaataaactttttttttttttttttttttttttttttttatttcttaaaatgaaaaattagctaaatatacttttaaaatgaaataataaaaaaaaatacaaattatatatatgtaatatatataatatatatataatatatatattaatcttgatatgataatataaaattattacttatatatataatatatatatagtatacattattattatatatatcatgtggtaatatatatttttttttaatttttttactaCAAcggttttttcttttaataataaataaatatctataattttatatttttaaaaattaatttgatcatataaatattatatatatatatatattattattattaaatagttttattaaaaaatctttaaaataaaaataaatatatgtatataaataaaaatattatgataccattgttaaaaaaaaacgacataaaaatgaaatatatttataatatatatatattttattttaaatggataatacattttttttaatgttaatAAATTTTGTGAAACATATAAAGttacaataaaaaatataaaataagatataatataaaatatgaattatttaaatgacccatatatgataaataacgATCATGCGataaatagaaataattGTAACTCAcatgaagaagaaaagaataatataaatgtaaaacaaaataatataaatgtaaaacaaaataatataaatgtagaacaaaataatataaatgtaaaacaaaataatataaatgtagaacaaaataatataaatgtaaaacaaaataatatagatgtaaaacaaaataatataaatgtaaaacaaaataatatatatgttaacaAACAAAATGTTTGTGCTTCAAAATGTGTTcctcaaaataataatataacat from Plasmodium sp. gorilla clade G2 genome assembly, chromosome: 8 encodes:
- a CDS encoding tubulin gamma chain, encoding MPREIITLQCGQCGNQIGVEFWKQLCNEHNIDQEGIIKNNNFLNEDRKDIFFYQADDEHFIPRALLFDLEPRVINSIQASEYRNLYNPENMFISKEGGGAGNNWGCGYSQGHKVEEEIIDMIDREVDNSDNLEGFILSHSIAGGTGSGMGSYLLELLNDNYSKKMIQTFSVFPLLTNESSDVVVQPYNSILTLKRLILSTDSVVVIDNTSLNRIFVERLKLNNPTFQQTNTIISNVMSASTTTLRYPGSMNNDMISLISSLIINPKCHFLITSYTPITIDKHISNVQKTTVLDVMKRLLHTKNIMVSAPVRRGMYISILNIIRGETDPTQVHKGLQRIRDRKLVNFIKWNPASIQVTLAKQSPHVVSPHKVCGLMMANHTSISTLFERCVTQFDRLYKRRAFLENYKKESMFSSADGQGNFEEMESSKEITQNLIDEYKSAEREDYFTNI
- a CDS encoding proteasome subunit beta type-4; translation: MTLGPVVTGTSVIAIKYKYGIMIAADRKASYGSYAKFQNVERIFKINNKTVMGFSGELADAQYLNELLTRKNINNLSEKKRKEDMYTPQHYHSYVSRIFYVRKNRIDPLFNNIIIAGINSQKYDNNDDNVLLYTNNKDDDEYNEYKNNEEYKEIHKDDLYIGFVDMHGTNFCDDYITTGYARYFALTLLRDHYKDNMSEEEARILINECLRILYFRDATASNFIQIVKVTSKGVEYEEPYVLPCVLNSADYVYPSTLLPAAGCMW
- a CDS encoding cactin homolog, putative, which codes for MTSDEWSGDHFSSGDALSHTSEKNKSKNKNKNKNKKYDKYKRDTSSLSSSHSSYISNVSRVRDERRKKKKYKEQKRSYHNRNRDDNYIHSDNDYYDDDNHYVKKKKHKKDKYKSPSCSYSSDNSSEGKEKKRKHKKEKKRKEKDNKRDTKMFDDEIKNNKENNLTVKELKKERENLMKQHFNYTDECNPFGDNTLSTPFVWKLKNKYEKIKNQKKIKLTTNSLLENCVSKINEIEQVKKRREDREKERQMIEDHRLQLEKQKNQINIKEYMEKEHLFFFNQEIHFSNNRIKHKDIQPIDIFRTSVQILKGEEHIQKSVGINNYTMPFNKILEGLREKELINCERQIKLFQMHDKMFDEEKYQNFWNALLFFCKYYLDKIQLKEEENNNIDDNTDNKIESFFLNKTYNELITYEDKIKKKILMEESTDKDMNYWNRILFKIPYYKSKYILKCFQEKLKKKLNKIDNTNEHHDRGQIKISEKKISVEEEKQESLPYKCESPVLYDIKYFDKNKYEIENVYNSEEELKERKKIYENILIKLKGMKEEEEEEVDLSILSFIKGDNNNNKEMEQYNKVDIINDNDRYSHFKSVTEDFKNKDNLNNLFKEDKKIFDNFVQREKKKGIKDEIIMKDIPHHIIKTATLLKDSLFVARKPLYFNRIKTSFDWNKYNKTHYDYENTPPKYICGYKFNIFYTNLINKNHKPTWKLYPSNDGDDTKVIIIFHGGIPYLDIAFKIINAEWSLDKNKGFRNIFDRGILQLYFNFKKKRYRR